The stretch of DNA GAAACAATATTAATAAGATTAGCGGTGGCTCAAAATACAAGTTTTAGTTTTTGGGTCACCCTTATTCATTAAATGAGGTGGATTACATGAGCGGCAAACTGTTGGAAATGAAAGGTGTAACAAAAAAGTTTCCTGGGGTTTATGCTTTAAAAGGGGTTGATTTTGACCTTGAAGGCGGAGAAGTTCACGCACTTCTAGGAGAAAATGGTGCAGGGAAATCAACTCTCATGAAAATACTGAATGGTATTTATAGCATAGATGAAGGGAAAATCTTTATAAAAGGCAATGAAGTCCAGATTACCGGTGTAAAAGATGCACAGAAATACGGCATCAGTATCATTCACCAAGAAATCAGTTTAGTTCCTTATTTATCGATAGCTGAAAATATCTATTTAGGACGAGAGCCTTTAACAAAAGCAGGGTTTATTGATAAAAGAACCATGTATGAAAATGCTCAAAAATTTCTGGACGATTTCGACTTAGGCTTATCAGCTAAAACGATGATTCATACACTCAATGTTGCTCAACAACAAATGATCGAAATCATAAAAGCGGTATCCTTTCAATCAAAGATTATAGTAATGGACGAACCAACTTCTTCGTTAACGGAAAAAGAAGTAGAGTTCTTATTTAAGACCATTCGAAACTTAAAAAAGCAAGGTGTTGGAATGGTTTATATCTCTCATAGAATGAATGAATTATTTGAAATAACCGATAGAATCACAGTAATGAGAGATGGAACGTATATTGGGACCGTAAAAACAAAAGAAACGACCAATGACAAACTCATCTCGATGATGGTGGGCCGTGATTTAACCAATTACTATGTAAGGGATTTTGCACCATCAGGGGAAAGTGTCTTAAAGGTGAGTAATCTAACGAAAAAAGGTGTTATTGAAAATGCCAGTTTTGAATTAAGGAAAGGTGAAATCTTAGGTTTTTCTGGTCTAGTTGGTGCAGGCAGATCCGAACTTATGAAGTGCATCTTTGGTTTAGACTCAT from Neobacillus sp. CF12 encodes:
- a CDS encoding sugar ABC transporter ATP-binding protein — translated: MSGKLLEMKGVTKKFPGVYALKGVDFDLEGGEVHALLGENGAGKSTLMKILNGIYSIDEGKIFIKGNEVQITGVKDAQKYGISIIHQEISLVPYLSIAENIYLGREPLTKAGFIDKRTMYENAQKFLDDFDLGLSAKTMIHTLNVAQQQMIEIIKAVSFQSKIIVMDEPTSSLTEKEVEFLFKTIRNLKKQGVGMVYISHRMNELFEITDRITVMRDGTYIGTVKTKETTNDKLISMMVGRDLTNYYVRDFAPSGESVLKVSNLTKKGVIENASFELRKGEILGFSGLVGAGRSELMKCIFGLDSFEQGEIFVNGEKTTIKNPNDAIRNRIAYVTENRKEEGLFLIQSVRYNITIKIMDEFIKFFKVDSNYENNETNNYIKELSIKTPSPDQEVKNLSGGNQQKVLISRWLATKPKVLILDEPTRGVDVGAKAEIYSIMNRLVKEGVSIIMISSELPEVINMSDRVAVMCKGKIQKILTKERFSQETIMHYATGGN